A genomic stretch from Puntigrus tetrazona isolate hp1 chromosome 6, ASM1883169v1, whole genome shotgun sequence includes:
- the nol11 gene encoding nucleolar protein 11-like isoform X2, with protein sequence MAALYEGYTLCRVGTVQNSNTGILGVEQGRDIDHVIVTDSSRFITVYKVSDQRPTGSWSVKQGQIISCPAVFNTQSQEYVVVTDDKVVRVWKEDDVNLEKAFKATVSAEVLRVLSTPDSELVVLFCCGAVRSLDLLLASPQQPIEHVLAEDEIIRWSTIIKAEHLLVLFSTEQRGEHYLYVQRFNPNTLVKHRFETEPGLPAPISFSATCRGSNIHLLYLYLNGSVYESVLPLRSLSTGAEGVLALSRSLCLCLPLGEEKLMSGAVVVLDDAHVAVVGFPHPSAGACKDYLCIWNTRFQTLQACKEMAGKTYSQLWCYSGKLYIPHGKMLSIIPFECQKSSLAAALGKLKQTSHSEFKSCSFVSSWTAQTYRDVTQITEIKSRMSTRNHADVKSALTVDQLLEHIKTSAVQEDIQVEVGEFIRRTPQADLQLAVGRVALELVSRSQTDANFYPQRVFLQLLETRFLCYSVCPELLSLAMEKKDFRLCQIALQIFSDIPEAVICAYVKTILSTSDSEIETVNLDTDSVMFMKELTQTQSRSDEEEGQLNGFGSSGLESGVSHIPSKKLQRDTLSLDMSCPVGLHKGALLNEVLQTAYSDRPLLPHLKDLAVPQVIIFLQYLRFLYFKYCYDAHEQIRALRTPSISQIIDWVCLLLDAHFTVLAVAPEAKGLVSDLHKFVRSQVKLYAELGKIEGSLQVIKNSKRSEDFGMYAIQVIELF encoded by the exons ATGGCAGCGTTGTATGAAGGATACACGTTGTGTAGAGTTGGAACAGTGCAAAATTCTAATACAGGGATTCTGGGAGTTGAACAGGGTAGAGATATTGACCATGTTATCGTCACTGACTCTTCGAGATTCATTACCGTTTATAAG GTGTCTGATCAGAGGCCTACGGGCAGTTGGTCAGTGAAACAGGGACAGATAATCTCTTGCCCCGCAGTGTTTAATACGCAGTCCCAGGAATATGTGGTCGTTACAGATGACAAG GTCGTCAGAGTTTGGAAAGAAGATGATGTCAACTTGGAAAAGGCTTTTAAAGCGACA GTTTCGGCTGAAGTTCTCAGAGTGCTGTCAACTCCTGACTCTGAGCTAGTGGTGCTGTTTTGTTGTggggctgtccggtccctggACTTACTTCTTGCTTCTCCACAACAGCCTATAGAGCATGTTTTGGCAGAGGATGAGATTATCAG GTGGAGCACCATCATTAAGGCAGAGCACCTGCTTGTTTTGTTCAGCACAGAACAG aGAGGAGAGCACTACCTATATGTTCAGAGATTTAACCCCAACACTCTTGTGAAACACAGATTTGAGACCGAACCTGGTCTCCCTGCACCTATTAGCTTCTCTGCCACATGCAGGGGTAGTAACATACACTTGTTGTATTTGT ATTTGAATGGCAGTGTCTATGAGAGTGTCTTGCCACTCAGAAGTTTATCCACAGGAGCTGAAGGTGTCCTGGCTCTATCTCGCTCCCTATGTCTTTGTCTTCCTCTTGGGGAAGAAAAACTGATGTCTGGTGCTGTTGTTGTGCTTGATGATGCACATGTAGCTGTGGTTGGATTCCCCCACCCATCTGCTGGAGCTTGTAAAG ATTACCTTTGCATCTGGAACACACGTTTTCAAACTCTCCAGGCTTGTAAAGAAATGGCAGGAAAGACCTATAGTCAG TTGTGGTGTTATTCTGGGAAGCTGTACATCCCTCATGGGAAAATGCTGTCAATAATTCCTTTTGAGTGCCAGAAGTCATCTCTTGCAGCTGCCCTGGGGAAACTGAAGCAGACAAGTCACAGTG AATTCAAATCATGCAGTTTTGTGTCTTCCTGGACCGCCCAGACTTATCGTGACGTCACACAGATAACAGAAATCAAAAGCAGAATGTCAACCAGaaat CATGCAGATGTCAAGTCTGCACTGACAGTGGATCAGCTCCTAGAACATATTAAG ACTAGTGCAGTGCAAGAGGATATACAAGTAGAGGTGGGTGAGTTTATTCGTCGGACTCCCCAGGCTGACCTCCAGCTGGCAGTAGGCAGGGTGGCATTAGAGCTAGTGTCAAGATCTCAGACAGATGCCAACTTCTACCCTCAGCGTGTATTTCTACAGCTGCTAGAGACACGGTTCCTCTGCTACAG TGTGTGCCCTGAACTGCTTTCACTGGCCATGGAGAAGAAAGATTTCCGTCTCTGTCAGATTgctttacaaatattttctgaCATTCCTGAAGCAGTCATCTGCGCTTATGTCAAAACTATTCTCAG TACTTCAGACTCTGAAATAGAGACTGTGAATCTTGACACAGACAGTGTCATGTTCATGAAAGAGCTGACTCAGACACAAAGTCGATCAGATGAGGAGGAGGGGCAGCTGAATGGCTTCGGCTCTAGTGGACTGGAGAGTGGTGTTTCCCATATCCCCAGCAAAAAGCTGCAAAGAGATACCTTATCACTGGATATGAGTTGTCCTGTGGGCTTACACAAGGGTGCCCTTCT AAATGAGGTTCTGCAGACAGCATACAGTGACAGACCACTGCTGCCACATCTAAAAGATCTCGCGGTTCCACAGGTCATA aTCTTTTTACAGTATCTAAGAttcctttattttaaatattgttatgaTGCCCACGAACAAATCAGAGCGTTACGGACCCCAAGTATTTCTCAG atcataGATTGGGTTTGCTTACTACTAGATGCTCATTTCACTGTCTTGGCTGTGGCACCAGAGGCCAAAGGGTTGGTCTCTGATCTTCACAAATTTGTGAGGTCACAG GTAAAACTATATGCTGAACTGGGGAAAATTGAGGGAAGTCTTCAAGTTATTAAAAATTCCAAACGGTCTGAAGATTTTGGCATGTACGCCATACAAGTAATTGAGCTCTTTTAG
- the nol11 gene encoding nucleolar protein 11-like isoform X1, which translates to MAALYEGYTLCRVGTVQNSNTGILGVEQGRDIDHVIVTDSSRFITVYKVSDQRPTGSWSVKQGQIISCPAVFNTQSQEYVVVTDDKVVRVWKEDDVNLEKAFKATVSAEVLRVLSTPDSELVVLFCCGAVRSLDLLLASPQQPIEHVLAEDEIIRWSTIIKAEHLLVLFSTEQRGEHYLYVQRFNPNTLVKHRFETEPGLPAPISFSATCRGSNIHLLYLYLNGSVYESVLPLRSLSTGAEGVLALSRSLCLCLPLGEEKLMSGAVVVLDDAHVAVVGFPHPSAGACKDYLCIWNTRFQTLQACKEMAGKTYSQLWCYSGKLYIPHGKMLSIIPFECQKSSLAAALGKLKQTSHSAEFKSCSFVSSWTAQTYRDVTQITEIKSRMSTRNHADVKSALTVDQLLEHIKTSAVQEDIQVEVGEFIRRTPQADLQLAVGRVALELVSRSQTDANFYPQRVFLQLLETRFLCYSVCPELLSLAMEKKDFRLCQIALQIFSDIPEAVICAYVKTILSTSDSEIETVNLDTDSVMFMKELTQTQSRSDEEEGQLNGFGSSGLESGVSHIPSKKLQRDTLSLDMSCPVGLHKGALLNEVLQTAYSDRPLLPHLKDLAVPQVIIFLQYLRFLYFKYCYDAHEQIRALRTPSISQIIDWVCLLLDAHFTVLAVAPEAKGLVSDLHKFVRSQVKLYAELGKIEGSLQVIKNSKRSEDFGMYAIQVIELF; encoded by the exons ATGGCAGCGTTGTATGAAGGATACACGTTGTGTAGAGTTGGAACAGTGCAAAATTCTAATACAGGGATTCTGGGAGTTGAACAGGGTAGAGATATTGACCATGTTATCGTCACTGACTCTTCGAGATTCATTACCGTTTATAAG GTGTCTGATCAGAGGCCTACGGGCAGTTGGTCAGTGAAACAGGGACAGATAATCTCTTGCCCCGCAGTGTTTAATACGCAGTCCCAGGAATATGTGGTCGTTACAGATGACAAG GTCGTCAGAGTTTGGAAAGAAGATGATGTCAACTTGGAAAAGGCTTTTAAAGCGACA GTTTCGGCTGAAGTTCTCAGAGTGCTGTCAACTCCTGACTCTGAGCTAGTGGTGCTGTTTTGTTGTggggctgtccggtccctggACTTACTTCTTGCTTCTCCACAACAGCCTATAGAGCATGTTTTGGCAGAGGATGAGATTATCAG GTGGAGCACCATCATTAAGGCAGAGCACCTGCTTGTTTTGTTCAGCACAGAACAG aGAGGAGAGCACTACCTATATGTTCAGAGATTTAACCCCAACACTCTTGTGAAACACAGATTTGAGACCGAACCTGGTCTCCCTGCACCTATTAGCTTCTCTGCCACATGCAGGGGTAGTAACATACACTTGTTGTATTTGT ATTTGAATGGCAGTGTCTATGAGAGTGTCTTGCCACTCAGAAGTTTATCCACAGGAGCTGAAGGTGTCCTGGCTCTATCTCGCTCCCTATGTCTTTGTCTTCCTCTTGGGGAAGAAAAACTGATGTCTGGTGCTGTTGTTGTGCTTGATGATGCACATGTAGCTGTGGTTGGATTCCCCCACCCATCTGCTGGAGCTTGTAAAG ATTACCTTTGCATCTGGAACACACGTTTTCAAACTCTCCAGGCTTGTAAAGAAATGGCAGGAAAGACCTATAGTCAG TTGTGGTGTTATTCTGGGAAGCTGTACATCCCTCATGGGAAAATGCTGTCAATAATTCCTTTTGAGTGCCAGAAGTCATCTCTTGCAGCTGCCCTGGGGAAACTGAAGCAGACAAGTCACAGTG CAGAATTCAAATCATGCAGTTTTGTGTCTTCCTGGACCGCCCAGACTTATCGTGACGTCACACAGATAACAGAAATCAAAAGCAGAATGTCAACCAGaaat CATGCAGATGTCAAGTCTGCACTGACAGTGGATCAGCTCCTAGAACATATTAAG ACTAGTGCAGTGCAAGAGGATATACAAGTAGAGGTGGGTGAGTTTATTCGTCGGACTCCCCAGGCTGACCTCCAGCTGGCAGTAGGCAGGGTGGCATTAGAGCTAGTGTCAAGATCTCAGACAGATGCCAACTTCTACCCTCAGCGTGTATTTCTACAGCTGCTAGAGACACGGTTCCTCTGCTACAG TGTGTGCCCTGAACTGCTTTCACTGGCCATGGAGAAGAAAGATTTCCGTCTCTGTCAGATTgctttacaaatattttctgaCATTCCTGAAGCAGTCATCTGCGCTTATGTCAAAACTATTCTCAG TACTTCAGACTCTGAAATAGAGACTGTGAATCTTGACACAGACAGTGTCATGTTCATGAAAGAGCTGACTCAGACACAAAGTCGATCAGATGAGGAGGAGGGGCAGCTGAATGGCTTCGGCTCTAGTGGACTGGAGAGTGGTGTTTCCCATATCCCCAGCAAAAAGCTGCAAAGAGATACCTTATCACTGGATATGAGTTGTCCTGTGGGCTTACACAAGGGTGCCCTTCT AAATGAGGTTCTGCAGACAGCATACAGTGACAGACCACTGCTGCCACATCTAAAAGATCTCGCGGTTCCACAGGTCATA aTCTTTTTACAGTATCTAAGAttcctttattttaaatattgttatgaTGCCCACGAACAAATCAGAGCGTTACGGACCCCAAGTATTTCTCAG atcataGATTGGGTTTGCTTACTACTAGATGCTCATTTCACTGTCTTGGCTGTGGCACCAGAGGCCAAAGGGTTGGTCTCTGATCTTCACAAATTTGTGAGGTCACAG GTAAAACTATATGCTGAACTGGGGAAAATTGAGGGAAGTCTTCAAGTTATTAAAAATTCCAAACGGTCTGAAGATTTTGGCATGTACGCCATACAAGTAATTGAGCTCTTTTAG